One part of the Arthrobacter tumbae genome encodes these proteins:
- a CDS encoding magnesium transporter MgtE N-terminal domain-containing protein, with amino-acid sequence MSSNPTRVFVARLLGLDVFDPLGDRLGRLRDAVVLDRGPAVVPQVVGLVVEVPGKKRVFVPMTRVTSIDAGQIICTGLVNLRRFDQRGAERLVVAEVFDRRITLRDGSGEATIEDVAMEKDRSGDWHVSQIFVRRGGPQSRLRGLRRGERLIIDWLDAYHGAADEPQAATSFLAQHDDLKAADFADALHEMSDKRRIEVAGELQDQRLADILQELPDDDQVQILSSLDRERAADVLGEMDPDDAADLLNELPEDQKEELLQLMEPDDAKDVRRLLQYEEDTAGSLMTPVPVILPPEATVAEALAHVRREELTPALASAIFVCRPPLETPTGRYLGVVHIQQLLRYPPPEPLGNIVDTDLEPVSDQANISEVSRILATYNLNSLPIVNGDGRLVGAVTVDDVLDHLLPEDWRAQDVTPDLTRGGING; translated from the coding sequence GTGAGCAGCAACCCAACGCGCGTATTCGTGGCACGTCTCCTGGGCCTGGACGTTTTCGACCCGCTCGGAGACCGTCTCGGGCGCCTTCGTGACGCCGTCGTGCTGGACCGCGGACCAGCGGTTGTTCCCCAGGTGGTGGGCCTGGTGGTCGAGGTACCCGGGAAAAAGCGCGTTTTCGTCCCGATGACGCGCGTAACCTCCATCGATGCCGGACAGATCATCTGCACCGGACTGGTCAATCTCCGCCGGTTCGACCAGCGCGGCGCTGAGCGGCTCGTGGTCGCCGAGGTGTTCGACCGCCGGATCACGCTCCGCGACGGCAGCGGTGAGGCCACGATAGAAGACGTCGCCATGGAGAAGGACCGCTCCGGCGACTGGCACGTGTCCCAGATTTTTGTTCGCCGCGGCGGTCCGCAGTCCCGGCTTCGCGGTCTGCGCCGGGGTGAGCGGCTCATCATCGACTGGCTCGACGCGTATCACGGTGCCGCAGACGAGCCGCAGGCCGCAACCTCATTCCTGGCCCAGCATGATGATCTGAAGGCGGCCGACTTCGCCGACGCGCTCCATGAAATGAGCGACAAGCGCCGGATCGAAGTGGCCGGCGAACTTCAGGACCAGCGACTCGCTGACATTCTCCAGGAACTGCCCGACGACGACCAGGTGCAGATTCTGTCTTCCCTCGACCGGGAACGGGCGGCGGACGTCCTGGGAGAAATGGATCCCGACGACGCCGCCGACCTCCTGAACGAACTTCCCGAGGACCAGAAAGAAGAACTGCTCCAGCTCATGGAGCCGGATGACGCGAAGGACGTCCGCCGCCTGCTGCAGTATGAAGAGGACACCGCTGGATCCCTCATGACACCCGTTCCGGTCATTCTGCCCCCGGAAGCGACGGTTGCGGAAGCACTGGCGCATGTGCGCAGGGAGGAGCTGACGCCCGCGCTGGCCTCCGCCATCTTCGTCTGCCGGCCGCCGCTGGAGACTCCGACCGGCCGCTATCTCGGTGTTGTCCACATCCAGCAACTGTTGCGTTATCCGCCGCCGGAACCGCTGGGCAACATTGTGGACACCGACCTGGAGCCGGTGAGCGACCAGGCGAATATCAGCGAGGTGTCGCGGATCCTCGCAACCTACAACCTGAACTCATTGCCGATCGTCAACGGTGATGGCCGATTGGTGGGGGCGGTGACCGTGGACGACGTTCTGGATCACCTGCTCCCGGAAGACTGGCGTGCCCAGGATGTCACGCCCGACCTGACGCGGGGAGGCATAAATGGCTGA
- a CDS encoding DUF1003 domain-containing protein encodes MAERTRTATTSGLDTPRESRARLLPRLRPNPDAFGSATENFARFMGTPQFLFYMTVFVALWLIWNSWAPEAWRFDSAAIGFTLLTLMLSLQASYAAPLLLLAQNRQDDRDRVSLQQDRQRAERNLSDTEYLTREIAELRIALREVSTRDFVRSELRSVMEELLESADGQDAPPARKSKRRVSDATVSLPQVPPARKDRQ; translated from the coding sequence ATGGCTGAGAGAACCAGAACTGCGACCACGAGCGGCCTGGACACGCCGCGCGAAAGCCGTGCCCGGTTGTTGCCCAGGCTGCGCCCCAACCCCGACGCGTTCGGGAGTGCAACCGAGAACTTCGCGCGGTTCATGGGCACGCCGCAGTTCCTCTTCTACATGACGGTGTTCGTTGCGCTCTGGCTGATCTGGAACAGCTGGGCTCCGGAGGCATGGAGATTCGACAGCGCGGCGATTGGCTTCACGCTGCTCACGCTGATGCTGTCCCTGCAGGCGTCCTATGCAGCCCCACTGCTGCTGCTGGCCCAGAACCGCCAGGATGACCGGGACCGCGTGTCGCTGCAGCAGGACCGGCAGCGCGCGGAACGCAACCTGTCGGACACCGAATACCTCACGCGTGAAATTGCGGAGCTGCGCATCGCGCTGCGGGAGGTCTCCACACGTGACTTCGTCAGGTCCGAGCTGCGCTCGGTCATGGAAGAGCTGCTCGAATCAGCGGACGGGCAGGATGCGCCGCCGGCGCGCAAGTCCAAGCGCAGGGTATCGGATGCCACGGTCTCCCTCCCCCAGGTGCCGCCGGCGCGCAAGGACAGACAGTGA
- a CDS encoding Mrp/NBP35 family ATP-binding protein, protein MTREPAVLAALGKVIDPELRRPITELGMVEGITEHDDGAVTVRVLLTIAGCPLRDTITRDVEAAVGGLPGVTGVSVELGVMTQDQRDALKERLRGPGAKRGIPFNEPGSLTRVLAVASGKGGVGKSSVTVNLATAMAARGLRVGIVDADVYGFSVPGLMGINQSPTRVDEMILPPVAHEVKAISIGMFVTGNQAVAWRGPMLHRALEQFLQDVYFGDLDVLFLDLPPGTGDIAISVSQLLPDAELLIVTTPQSAAADVAERAGSLAVQTGQKVAGVIENMSWLELPSGERMEVFGSGGGAELARRLTTTVGYDVALLGRIPLEPALRQGGDNGQPVVLEQGIHASEELNRIASALAGRPRGLSERLLKVTPKRA, encoded by the coding sequence GTGACGCGTGAACCCGCCGTCCTCGCTGCGCTCGGGAAGGTCATAGACCCGGAGCTTCGGCGCCCGATCACTGAACTGGGCATGGTGGAGGGCATTACAGAGCACGACGACGGCGCCGTCACCGTACGCGTCCTGCTCACCATCGCGGGGTGTCCCCTCCGGGACACCATCACCCGGGATGTGGAAGCAGCGGTCGGTGGACTGCCCGGAGTCACCGGAGTTTCGGTGGAACTGGGAGTCATGACCCAGGACCAGCGGGATGCCCTCAAGGAGCGGCTGCGCGGCCCGGGCGCCAAGCGTGGAATCCCGTTCAACGAGCCCGGTTCGCTCACCCGGGTTCTTGCCGTCGCAAGCGGTAAAGGCGGGGTAGGCAAGTCGAGCGTCACCGTGAACCTGGCAACGGCGATGGCTGCGCGGGGGCTGCGGGTCGGAATCGTGGATGCGGATGTCTACGGATTCTCAGTACCGGGACTGATGGGAATCAACCAATCCCCCACCAGGGTCGACGAGATGATCCTGCCGCCGGTGGCACACGAGGTCAAGGCGATCTCGATCGGTATGTTCGTCACGGGAAACCAGGCCGTTGCGTGGCGCGGGCCCATGCTGCACCGTGCATTGGAGCAATTCCTGCAGGATGTGTACTTCGGCGATCTGGATGTGCTGTTCCTGGACCTGCCGCCCGGGACGGGCGACATCGCTATTTCAGTGTCGCAGCTGCTCCCCGACGCAGAACTCCTGATTGTGACCACGCCGCAGTCCGCAGCGGCGGATGTCGCCGAACGGGCCGGCTCTCTGGCAGTGCAGACCGGGCAGAAGGTCGCGGGAGTCATCGAGAACATGTCGTGGCTGGAGCTTCCCTCCGGTGAGCGCATGGAAGTCTTCGGCAGCGGCGGCGGCGCCGAGCTTGCGCGGCGGCTGACCACGACGGTCGGTTACGACGTGGCTCTGCTCGGCCGTATCCCGCTGGAACCCGCGTTGAGGCAGGGCGGGGACAATGGGCAACCAGTGGTCCTGGAACAGGGTATCCATGCTTCTGAGGAGTTGAACCGGATTGCCTCCGCCCTGGCCGGGCGGCCGCGCGGCCTGAGCGAGAGACTGCTGAAGGTCACTCCGAAACGGGCCTGA
- a CDS encoding Sec-independent protein translocase TatB, whose product MFGINGYEFLLLALIAVIVLGPERLPQYASQLAELVKGLRRMATGAREQLREEVGTEFDDVDWRKLDPRQYDPRRIIKEALLDDIEDAVKPVSENGSKPQTRSISAPTGPAPNGAASVNPPEGSSPAHPPAGSPRLTAGQAAPYDHEAT is encoded by the coding sequence GTGTTTGGAATCAATGGATACGAGTTCCTCCTGCTGGCGCTCATCGCCGTCATCGTCCTTGGTCCCGAACGGCTGCCCCAATACGCTTCCCAGCTTGCGGAACTGGTCAAGGGGCTGCGCCGGATGGCCACCGGAGCCCGCGAACAGCTCCGCGAAGAAGTCGGCACAGAGTTCGACGACGTCGACTGGCGCAAGCTCGATCCCCGCCAGTATGATCCGCGGCGCATCATCAAGGAGGCACTCCTTGACGACATCGAAGACGCAGTCAAGCCGGTCAGCGAAAATGGCTCGAAGCCCCAGACACGCTCAATTTCAGCTCCAACCGGACCAGCACCGAATGGCGCCGCTTCAGTGAACCCGCCGGAGGGCTCCAGCCCGGCCCATCCTCCCGCCGGCTCGCCGCGGCTGACTGCCGGTCAGGCAGCCCCCTACGACCACGAGGCCACCTGA
- a CDS encoding anti-sigma factor family protein: MRHPTRFLIDYVAGELSQARQCAVEKHLLRCGQCHEFVEQEQAIRRRLRSTSTPGPSEELFERILRRSAPQPDDARVPGPAGAGPTNLTLADRQPVGEPFMHRNRTVIAVGSGLAVAAVATLTAAYALGSEVNSGDLTAAGGSASVTESFQTVATAAPATLTATQVDQLRDDGWFCPELQTLGFELVRAEALEIEGKPTLQLDLSDGNHSLTIYEQRGEVERMEAAPVNAATGNTVQEDGFEEIGGTEQTVWLHPGRAWQLVIDSGSATYTVVSTLPVADMPRAVSQLMFNEHSQLAYSRPEAPSDPMSRILRGLGKLAQPAP, encoded by the coding sequence ATGCGCCACCCAACCCGTTTCCTGATCGACTACGTGGCCGGCGAGCTCAGTCAGGCTCGTCAGTGCGCGGTCGAGAAGCACCTGCTCCGGTGCGGCCAGTGCCACGAATTCGTGGAGCAGGAGCAGGCCATCCGCCGTCGGCTGAGGAGTACTTCGACTCCCGGACCGTCCGAGGAGCTGTTCGAGCGTATTCTGCGCAGGTCTGCTCCGCAGCCGGACGATGCCCGTGTGCCGGGACCCGCTGGAGCTGGGCCAACCAACCTCACCCTCGCCGACAGGCAACCTGTCGGCGAGCCGTTCATGCACCGGAACCGTACCGTCATCGCCGTCGGCAGCGGTCTCGCCGTCGCTGCAGTAGCAACGCTCACGGCCGCGTATGCGCTTGGCTCGGAGGTGAACTCCGGTGACCTGACGGCGGCAGGCGGTTCAGCATCAGTGACGGAGAGCTTTCAGACCGTCGCAACAGCCGCGCCGGCAACTTTGACTGCCACGCAGGTTGACCAACTGCGCGACGACGGCTGGTTCTGTCCCGAGCTGCAGACGCTCGGTTTCGAGCTCGTCCGCGCTGAGGCGCTTGAGATTGAAGGCAAGCCCACCCTGCAGCTCGATCTCTCCGACGGAAACCATTCCCTGACTATTTATGAACAGCGCGGAGAGGTAGAGCGAATGGAGGCCGCTCCGGTCAATGCGGCGACCGGCAATACCGTCCAGGAAGACGGATTCGAGGAGATCGGCGGGACAGAGCAGACGGTGTGGCTGCATCCCGGACGCGCCTGGCAGCTGGTGATCGATTCCGGTTCTGCGACGTATACGGTGGTCTCCACACTGCCCGTCGCCGACATGCCGCGTGCGGTCAGCCAGCTGATGTTCAATGAACACTCCCAGCTCGCCTACTCACGCCCTGAGGCCCCGAGCGATCCCATGAGCCGCATCCTTCGCGGCCTTGGGAAGCTGGCGCAGCCGGCGCCGTGA
- the sigE gene encoding RNA polymerase sigma factor SigE, with product MSTSRTVAPAGNATTGEHDQEVSDWVPPSWEEVVRDHSPKVYRLAYRLTGNKYDAEDLTQEVFVRVFRSLANFKPGTLDGWLHRITTNLFLDQARRKNRIRFDGLADDAENRLPSTHPSPERSFEFNNLDLDVQAALEELPPDFRAAVVLCDLEGLPYDEVARALGVKLGTVRSRIHRGRTILREKLAHRDPRQSAPVPPRLSLPRIAGAR from the coding sequence ATGTCTACTTCGCGCACAGTGGCACCAGCGGGGAACGCCACCACCGGAGAGCACGATCAGGAGGTATCCGACTGGGTGCCGCCGTCATGGGAGGAAGTGGTCAGGGACCACTCACCGAAGGTTTACAGGCTTGCATACCGCCTGACGGGCAACAAGTACGACGCTGAGGACCTCACGCAGGAGGTCTTCGTACGTGTGTTCCGTTCGCTAGCGAACTTCAAACCGGGAACTCTGGATGGCTGGCTCCACCGCATCACCACCAACCTCTTTTTGGATCAGGCACGGCGCAAGAACCGCATCCGCTTCGACGGGCTGGCCGACGACGCCGAGAACCGCCTGCCCAGCACGCACCCGAGCCCGGAGCGCAGCTTCGAATTCAATAACCTCGACCTTGACGTTCAGGCAGCCCTTGAGGAACTGCCGCCGGACTTCCGCGCTGCTGTTGTCCTCTGTGACCTGGAGGGGCTTCCGTATGATGAGGTAGCCCGTGCGCTCGGCGTCAAGCTCGGTACGGTGCGCTCGCGCATTCACCGCGGCCGCACCATCCTCCGGGAGAAGTTGGCCCACCGGGACCCCCGGCAGTCCGCTCCCGTCCCACCCCGTCTCAGCCTGCCGCGCATAGCAGGTGCCCGCTAG